A genomic segment from Coccinella septempunctata chromosome 3, icCocSept1.1, whole genome shotgun sequence encodes:
- the LOC123309261 gene encoding uncharacterized protein LOC123309261 isoform X1, with protein sequence MGKSKHKRDSSSDSSSERSSSKRLLKRIKQLEKRLDDRRRDKDGKRKHRSRSLSRAEKGIRSRAENGSTDRSLSRAEKLRRVERDEHLEQRRHSKSPSRVSRRFRADSTDNFATTPPIEVGSVDAYSVTEPTDDVLDLNTDEDTLEEELSENILHILGNNDRNKNLETQFGLHGAIAPVWENILVKGFKKEEIENLLQRYEMPNNLTLLAPPKLNNEITAILSKTNVARDGSYTEIQHQVGKGLCALGKGMNLILANRENIPEEYKTTLLTYLSDSSRILANVFHRVSVTRRNLIAPLVNKTIRDLVVKSNPGEYLFGADLSETIKTAKNLETISRDLRLQNSFESRRSQNKGGESTKYKPNPTKNTLNYRRPVRLLEETRQKKGQSSRPQRWENQKQEPRKHQNDYWKNRR encoded by the coding sequence ATGGGAAAATCCAAGCATAAACGGGACTCTAGTTCAGACAGCTCGTCGGAAAGATCTAGTTCGAAGCGTTTGCTGAAACGTATTAAACAATTGGAAAAGAGATTAGACGATCGCCGTAGAGACAAAGATGGCAAACGCAAACATAGATCCCGCTCTCTTTCTCGTGCAGAGAAAGGTATTCGTTCTCGTGCAGAGAACGGTTCCACTGACCGATCGCTTTCTCGTGCAGAGAAACTTCGACGGGTGGAAAGAGATGAACATTTGGAGCAAAGACGACACAGTAAGTCTCCCTCCAGAGTGTCACGTAGATTTCGTGCAGATTCTACGGACAATTTCGCAACTACACCCCCTATTGAAGTAGGTTCCGTAGATGCATACAGTGTTACAGAACCTACAGACGACGTATTAGATTTGAATACAGATGAGGATACACTAGAGGAAGAGCTGTCAGAGAATATTTTACATATTCTCGGAAATAACGATCGTAATAAAAATTTGGAAACCCAATTTGGATTACATGGCGCGATAGCCCCCGTTTGGGAAAATATTTTAGTGAAAGGTTTCAAGAAGGAGGAAATCGAAAACCTCCTGCAGAGATATGAAATGCCTAATAACCTCACATTATTAGCACCTCCAAAATTAAACAATGAAATCACAGCCATCCTTTCGAAGACAAATGTTGCTCGAGATGGATCTTATACAGAGATCCAACACCAGGTTGGCAAAGGTCTATGTGCCTTGGGCAAAGGAATGAACCTTATCTTGGCAAACAGGGAAAATATTCCTGAAGAGTACAAGACAACTCTACTAACCTATTTGAGTGATTCTAGTCGCATTCTAGCGAATGTTTTTCATAGAGTGTCTGTGACACGAAGAAATTTAATAGCTCCCCTTGTAAACAAAACCATAAGAGACCTGGTAGTCAAATCGAACCCAGGAGAATATCTCTTCGGGGCAGATTTATCCGAGACTATCAAGACTGCTAAAAACCTTGAGACTATCAGTAGAGATTTGAGACTGCAAAATTCTTTCGAATCTCGACGTAGTCAAAACAAAGGGGGGGAGTCAACTAAATACAAACCCAATCCAACCAAGAACACTTTAAACTACAGGCGCCCAGTCCGTCTTCTGGAAGAGACGAGGCAGAAAAAAGGGCAATCTTCCAGACCTCAACGTTGGGAGAACCAGAAACAGGAACCGAGAAAGCACCAGAACGACTACTGGAAGAACCGTCGTTAG
- the LOC123309261 gene encoding uncharacterized protein LOC123309261 isoform X2 — MKGVPREAINTILGSLSTSTINQYNTTYKHWWNFCDKNEFSPFDGNPNNILAFLQNLLETSNNSYGSFNSHRSALSLIMPNDIGNHPHIKRFLKGVFRKRPPTAKYDTTWDPSQVLDYLRNTTSSDLKSLSMKLVTLLALASGQRIQTLSLIKCSNIQETEEGIKIFIPDHTKTSGPGRFQPFINLPYFKEESRLCTASLLKQYLLQTKVVRENDNLFITYKSPHGTASKQTLSRWVKEILKASRISDSYNPHSTRHASTSDAFRKGLPLDAIRRSAGWSSSSRIFNKFYNRPLAETNTFMETVFNNNSSEG, encoded by the coding sequence ATGAAGGGCGTACCCAGGGAGGCAATCAATACAATACTCGGCTCACTTTCTACTTCAACCATTAATCAGTACAATACCACATACAAACATTGGTGGAATTTTTGCGATAAGAATGAATTTTCACCTTTTGATGGAAACCCTAACAATATTTTAGCATTTCTACAGAACCTTTTGGAGACATCTAATAATAGCTACGGTTCATTCAACAGTCACAGGTCAGCCCTATCCTTAATAATGCCGAACGATATAGGAAATCACCCCCATATAAAACGTTTTTTGAAGGGTGTGTTCCGTAAACGACCACCTACTGCAAAATACGACACCACGTGGGATCCTAGTCAGGTTTTAGATTACCTGCGCAACACAACATCCTCTGATCTAAAATCCTTATCGATGAAATTAGTAACTCTACTAGCATTAGCGTCGGGCCAAAGGATACAGACATTATCTCTCATCAAATGTTCAAACATCCAAGAAACCGAGGAGGGCATCAAAATATTCATCCCTGATCATACAAAGACTTCAGGTCCAGGGAGGTTTCAACCCTTCATAAACCTTCCATATTTCAAAGAAGAGTCGAGGTTATGCACAGCTTCCTTGCTTAAACAATATCTCTTACAGACGAAGGTTGTTAGGGAAAATGACAACCTCTTCATCACCTACAAGAGCCCACATGGAACGGCCTCAAAACAAACGCTGAGTAGATGGGTGAAAGAAATATTGAAAGCATCTAGAATAAGTGACTCGTACAACCCACATTCTACAAGACATGCTTCCACCTCAGATGCCTTCAGAAAGGGCCTTCCTCTAGACGCAATTAGAAGATCTGCCGGCTGGAGCTCTTCCTCCCGCATCTTCAATAAATTCTATAATAGACCTTTAGCTGAAACAAATACATTTATGGAAACTGTATTCAATAATAATAGTTCGGAAGGTTAG
- the LOC123310326 gene encoding uncharacterized protein LOC123310326, giving the protein MFAAIRDARDCLALQSDLDRLKIKTRKLLAPDELEALKAAAISRSPAANIRNIRRSLQRRSSIRAPQLRPEESDETDQMEDLNIRDEVTDDTFHLFQEIRLKWEGTAFEIIPKISRLKNNPESRNLIQLLDAALKDTIQASANLEELSHIVYSAAITANTIQQTTSKIRQRGHGQQGKPPWESRLEENIKRLRKEIGCLQAVLNSQRPSRKLEKKMLKQKKAALGNRIRRYHKRTLRYRQNNLFSNNQREFYRGLVKEKAEKTDLPTPEEMAEYWSKVWSQSTSHNENAVWIKTEEEEQRDLREMDAVNITEEHIRITVKRMKNWTAPGVDGIHTSFLHTSHKASPT; this is encoded by the exons ATGTTTGCGGCTATTAGGGATGCTCGAGATTGCTTAGCGCTCCAGAGTGATCTCGACAGACTG AAGATCAAGACGCGAAAACTGTTGGCACCGGACGAATTAGAGGCTCTCAAGGCCGCGGCAATTAGCCGATCACCAGCGGCAAATATCCGTAATATCAGGAGAAGCTTGCAAAGAAGAAGTTCCATAAGAGCACCACAACTCAGACCCGAAGAAAGCGATGAGACAGATCAAATGGAGGATTTGAACATACGGGATGAAGTTACCGATGATACATTCCATCTGTTCCAAGAAATCAGGCTCAAATGGGAGGGCACAGCCTTTGAAATTATACCAAAAATCTCTAGACTGAAAAATAACCCAGAATCAAGGAACTTGATACAGCTTCTCGATGCTGCCTTGAAAGACACGATCCAGGCATCCGCGAATCTAGAAGAACTAAGCCATATTGTCTACAGTGCGGCTATCACAGCCAACACCATCCAACAAACAACATCGAAAATACGACAACGGGGACATGGCCAACAAGGGAAACCTCCTTGGGAGAGCAGACTGGAGGAGAATATCAAGAGATTAAGGAAGGAAATAGGATGTTTGCAAGCAGTTCTGAACTCCCAGAGACCAAGCAGAAAATTAGAAAAGAAA ATGCTGAAACAAAAGAAAGCTGCACTGGGCAACAGAATAAGGAGGTACCACAAGAGAACCCTGAGATACCGGCAGAACAACCTCTTCTCCAACAACCAGAGGGAATTCTACAGAGGACTCGTAAAGGAAAAGGCAGAAAAAACAGATTTACCAACACCTGAAGAGATGGCAGAGTACTGGTCCAAAGTGTGGTCTCAGAGCACCAGTCACAACGAAAATGCCGTCTGGATCAAGACCGAGGAGGAAGAACAACGAGATCTTCGGGAAATGGATGCAGTGAACATCACAGAAGAGCACATACGGATCACAGTCAAGAGGATGAAAAACTGGACTGCCCCGGGAGTCGATGGCATCCACACATCATTCCTACATACCTCACACAAGGCATCACCTACATGA